The proteins below come from a single Streptomyces sp. B3I8 genomic window:
- a CDS encoding VC0807 family protein — MTTKTAAARRSPLANLTPLLLDVGLPIGSYYLLKDALGLGTVAALAWSSVGPAVRTVWGAVKKRELNGLSSLILFVNVVGVLLSYLSGDPRLMLAKDSGVSSAIGIGILVSVGMGRPMMTAALKPWLVKGDAGREAAWERLLDGSPAFRRAERRFSLVWGAVLLGECVVRVVGAYTIPVDTMVWLGSVIMIAAMVLGFLVSAAVAAEPMAHLLIAEAGGEERTTDQVAPAAPVAPAPVASAAPAGPVAAAVAR, encoded by the coding sequence ATGACGACGAAGACCGCAGCAGCCCGCCGGAGCCCCCTCGCGAACCTCACGCCGCTCCTCCTCGACGTCGGCCTGCCCATCGGGTCGTACTACCTCCTCAAGGACGCCCTCGGCCTCGGCACGGTCGCCGCGCTGGCCTGGAGCAGTGTCGGTCCGGCTGTGCGCACCGTGTGGGGCGCGGTGAAGAAGCGCGAGCTCAACGGGCTGTCGAGCCTGATCCTTTTCGTCAACGTCGTCGGGGTGCTGCTCAGCTACCTCAGCGGTGACCCGCGGCTGATGCTCGCCAAGGACAGTGGGGTGAGCAGCGCGATCGGGATCGGCATCCTCGTCTCCGTCGGGATGGGCAGGCCGATGATGACGGCGGCGCTCAAGCCGTGGCTGGTCAAGGGCGACGCCGGACGGGAGGCCGCCTGGGAGCGGCTGCTGGACGGGTCGCCGGCGTTCCGGCGGGCCGAGCGGCGGTTCTCGCTGGTGTGGGGCGCGGTGCTGCTCGGCGAGTGCGTGGTGCGGGTGGTCGGGGCGTACACGATCCCTGTGGACACCATGGTCTGGCTGGGCTCCGTGATCATGATCGCCGCGATGGTCCTCGGGTTCCTGGTGAGCGCTGCTGTGGCCGCCGAGCCGATGGCGCACCTGCTGATCGCCGAGGCGGGCGGCGAGGAGCGGACGACGGACCAGGTCGCCCCGGCCGCGCCGGTGGCCCCTGCTCCCGTCGCCTCCGCCGCTCCTGCCGGACCGGTCGCAGCCGCCGTCGCCCGGTGA
- a CDS encoding helix-turn-helix domain-containing protein yields the protein MAAAGERPLNEVQFLTVAEVAAVMRVSKMTVYRLVHSGHLPAIRVGRSFRVPEQAVHEYLKDSYVGVETA from the coding sequence ATGGCTGCTGCTGGCGAGAGGCCTCTGAACGAGGTTCAGTTCCTGACCGTGGCGGAAGTCGCCGCGGTGATGCGAGTGTCGAAGATGACCGTGTACCGGCTGGTGCACAGCGGTCATCTGCCGGCGATCCGGGTGGGCAGGTCCTTCCGGGTGCCGGAGCAGGCGGTGCACGAGTACCTCAAGGACAGCTACGTGGGGGTGGAGACAGCCTGA
- a CDS encoding lysophospholipid acyltransferase family protein, producing the protein MADAKVIPFDDDRSRGPAVHRTPRRRGTAGRRGGEPGTGAAGARGVKAVPDGAQGDAPVTDADSGAGLGDGRGAGDGGGLERRIAGGLAFLRRRLTGEYEVDDFGYDEELTDQVLMSLLRPLYEKYFRVEVKGVENIPSEGGALIVANHSGTLPMDGLMMQVAVHDHHPAGRHLRLLAADLVFVLPVVNELARKLGHTLACAEDAARLLERGELVGVMPEGFKGLGKPFGDRYKLQRFGRGGFVSTALKHGTPIIPCSVVGAEEIYPMIGNSRTLARVLGFPYFPLTPTFPWLGPLGAVPLPTKWTIQFGEPIPTDGYPPEAAEDPMLMFNLTDQVREQIQHTLYKLLVQRRSVFF; encoded by the coding sequence ATGGCGGACGCCAAGGTCATTCCGTTCGACGACGACCGGTCCCGCGGTCCCGCCGTGCACCGCACGCCGCGGCGCCGAGGCACGGCCGGCCGGCGCGGCGGGGAGCCCGGGACCGGGGCCGCGGGGGCCCGCGGGGTGAAGGCCGTGCCCGACGGGGCGCAGGGCGACGCCCCCGTGACGGACGCCGACAGTGGTGCGGGGCTCGGCGACGGTCGCGGTGCGGGCGACGGCGGCGGTCTCGAGCGGCGCATCGCCGGCGGGCTCGCCTTCCTGCGGCGCAGGCTGACCGGCGAGTACGAGGTCGACGACTTCGGCTACGACGAGGAGCTCACCGACCAGGTCCTGATGTCACTGCTGCGGCCGCTGTACGAGAAGTACTTCCGGGTCGAGGTGAAGGGCGTCGAGAACATCCCGTCGGAGGGCGGGGCGCTGATCGTCGCCAACCACTCCGGGACGCTGCCGATGGACGGCCTGATGATGCAGGTCGCCGTCCACGACCACCATCCGGCGGGGCGCCACCTGCGCCTCCTCGCGGCCGACCTGGTGTTCGTGCTGCCGGTGGTCAACGAGCTGGCCCGCAAGCTCGGCCACACCCTGGCCTGCGCGGAGGACGCGGCCCGGCTGCTGGAGCGGGGGGAGCTGGTCGGAGTGATGCCGGAGGGGTTCAAGGGGCTCGGCAAGCCCTTCGGCGACCGGTACAAGTTGCAGCGCTTCGGCCGCGGCGGCTTCGTCTCGACGGCGCTGAAGCACGGCACACCGATCATTCCCTGCTCGGTGGTCGGGGCCGAGGAGATCTACCCGATGATCGGCAACTCCCGGACGCTGGCGCGGGTGCTGGGCTTCCCGTACTTCCCGCTGACGCCGACGTTCCCGTGGCTGGGGCCGCTGGGCGCGGTGCCGCTGCCGACGAAGTGGACGATCCAGTTCGGCGAGCCGATCCCGACGGACGGTTATCCGCCGGAGGCGGCCGAGGACCCGATGCTGATGTTCAACCTGACCGACCAGGTCAGGGAGCAGATCCAGCACACGCTGTACAAACTGCTGGTGCAGCGGCGGTCGGTCTTCTTCTGA
- a CDS encoding HAD family phosphatase, whose translation MRYDLVIFDNDGVLVDSEPLSNTLLAAYLTELGHPTTYEDSLRDYMGAAMHRVHDLVEERTGQRLPKDFDDVFHARVFAAFERELRPVAGVDAVLGRLAADGVPYCVASSGSHERIRVGHRAAGLDRFFDEGRIFSSQDVGRGKPAPDLFLYAAERMGVPVERCAVVEDSPLGVRAAVAAGMDVYGFTAMTPPERLGEATRLFGEMGELLDLLR comes from the coding sequence ATGCGCTATGACCTCGTCATCTTCGACAACGACGGTGTTCTCGTCGACAGTGAGCCCCTTTCCAACACACTTCTCGCCGCTTATCTCACCGAGCTGGGGCACCCCACCACCTACGAGGATTCACTGCGCGACTACATGGGAGCCGCGATGCACCGGGTGCACGACCTCGTCGAGGAGCGGACCGGGCAGCGGCTGCCCAAGGACTTCGACGACGTATTCCACGCGCGCGTGTTCGCCGCGTTCGAACGCGAGTTGCGGCCGGTGGCCGGCGTGGACGCCGTGCTGGGCAGGCTGGCGGCGGACGGGGTGCCGTACTGCGTGGCCTCGTCCGGGAGTCACGAGCGGATCCGGGTGGGGCACCGGGCGGCCGGGCTCGACCGGTTCTTCGACGAGGGCAGGATCTTCTCCTCGCAGGACGTGGGCCGGGGGAAGCCGGCGCCGGACCTCTTCCTGTACGCCGCCGAGCGGATGGGGGTGCCGGTGGAGCGGTGCGCGGTCGTGGAGGACAGTCCGCTCGGGGTGCGGGCGGCCGTCGCGGCCGGGATGGACGTGTACGGGTTCACCGCGATGACGCCGCCCGAGCGGCTCGGCGAGGCCACGCGACTGTTCGGGGAGATGGGGGAGCTGCTCGACCTGCTGCGATGA
- a CDS encoding NAD-dependent epimerase/dehydratase family protein, with the protein MGKVVLVTGVARPLAGRFVRRMVRDPDVDRVVAVDAVTPEHDLGDAEFVRADIRQPTIARVLAQTCVDTVVHMDISGTPLGSGSRTSVKETNVIGTMQLLGACQKSPTVRRLVVKSSTNVYGSAPRDPAVFTETTPAKSLPSGGFAKDTVEVEGYVRGFARRRPDVAVCVLRFANILGPSGDSPLASYFSLPVLPTVFGYDPRLQFVHEDDVIEALRIGSAEERRATLNSGTFNIAGEGVLLLSQCARRLGRPTVPLLLPAVTWAGSAFRTLGMTDFSPEQIRLLTHGRVVATDQMRDTLGFTPAYTTAGTFEDFARGRGPGLLPPETVAGVVDRIAALPALGGGRSPSPSPAGPPARGAENAH; encoded by the coding sequence TTGGGAAAGGTCGTGCTCGTGACCGGGGTGGCCCGTCCGCTGGCGGGCAGGTTCGTGCGGCGCATGGTGCGCGACCCGGACGTCGACCGGGTCGTCGCCGTGGACGCCGTCACGCCCGAGCACGACCTGGGCGACGCGGAGTTCGTGCGGGCCGACATCCGGCAGCCGACCATCGCCCGGGTGCTCGCCCAGACCTGCGTGGACACGGTCGTCCACATGGACATCAGCGGCACCCCGCTGGGCAGCGGCAGCCGGACCTCGGTCAAGGAGACCAACGTCATCGGCACGATGCAGCTCCTCGGCGCCTGCCAGAAGTCGCCGACGGTCAGACGGCTGGTCGTGAAGTCCAGTACGAACGTGTACGGCTCGGCGCCCCGCGACCCGGCCGTCTTCACCGAGACGACCCCGGCGAAGTCGCTGCCGAGCGGTGGCTTCGCCAAGGACACCGTCGAGGTCGAGGGGTACGTCCGCGGGTTCGCGCGGCGCCGCCCCGACGTGGCCGTGTGCGTGCTGCGGTTCGCCAACATCCTCGGACCCAGCGGGGATTCGCCGCTCGCCTCGTACTTCTCGCTGCCCGTGCTGCCCACCGTGTTCGGCTACGACCCGCGGCTGCAGTTCGTGCACGAGGACGATGTGATCGAGGCGCTGCGGATCGGCTCCGCCGAGGAGCGGCGGGCCACGCTCAACAGCGGCACCTTCAACATCGCGGGCGAGGGGGTGCTGCTGCTCTCGCAGTGCGCCCGGCGGCTGGGACGGCCCACCGTGCCGCTGCTGCTGCCCGCGGTCACCTGGGCCGGCTCGGCCTTCCGTACGCTGGGCATGACGGACTTCTCGCCCGAGCAGATCCGGTTGCTGACCCATGGCCGGGTGGTGGCGACGGACCAGATGCGCGACACACTGGGCTTCACCCCCGCGTACACGACCGCCGGGACCTTCGAGGACTTCGCGCGCGGCCGGGGGCCCGGGCTGCTCCCGCCGGAGACGGTGGCGGGCGTCGTCGACCGGATCGCCGCGCTGCCCGCGCTGGGCGGCGGCCGGTCCCCGTCTCCGTCCCCGGCCGGTCCCCCGGCGCGCGGCGCCGAGAACGCCCACTGA
- a CDS encoding EamA/RhaT family transporter, with translation MSERNGRNERVHGQTAGKSDGTPPDDRTGGDTPHSGGGPRPEPLRFFGTTWVDHDAGPRGYAARRAGVSVGSLAAAALGSFVLRFAYDGLRIADVGSLVSVLMVVMFAICSALAFGHTWGSFTRRPDPDRQASLRGLLAIGFIGSLLAYFVRSLKEAPGESLHREEYEAARARHQKRSTRRTGNPSRRRRGKA, from the coding sequence GTGAGCGAACGAAACGGGCGGAACGAACGCGTGCACGGGCAGACCGCCGGCAAGAGCGACGGAACACCCCCGGACGACCGGACCGGCGGAGACACCCCCCACTCCGGCGGCGGCCCCCGCCCCGAGCCCCTCCGCTTCTTCGGCACCACCTGGGTCGACCACGACGCCGGCCCCCGCGGCTACGCCGCCCGCCGCGCCGGCGTGTCCGTCGGCTCGCTCGCGGCGGCCGCCCTCGGCAGCTTCGTCCTGCGCTTCGCCTACGACGGCCTGCGCATCGCCGACGTCGGCAGCCTGGTGAGCGTGCTGATGGTCGTGATGTTCGCGATCTGCAGCGCGCTCGCGTTCGGTCACACCTGGGGCTCCTTCACCCGCCGCCCCGACCCCGACCGCCAGGCGTCGCTCCGGGGTTTGCTGGCCATCGGCTTCATCGGCTCCCTCCTGGCCTACTTCGTCCGCTCCCTGAAGGAAGCACCGGGCGAGTCGCTGCACCGCGAGGAGTACGAGGCCGCCCGCGCCCGCCACCAGAAGCGCTCGACCCGCCGCACCGGCAACCCCTCCCGCAGACGCCGGGGCAAGGCATAG
- the trpS gene encoding tryptophan--tRNA ligase — protein sequence MARIFSGVKPTGHLTLGNYLGAVRRWAEVDQHAADALFCVVDLHALTVDHDPARVRRLSRQAATLLLAAGLDPALCTVFVQSHVDEHARLSYLLECVATDGEMRRMIQYKEKSVRERARGGSVRLSLLTYPVLMAADILAYGTDDVPVGDDQAQHVELARDLAVRFNQRYGHTFVVPRTVRPQVAARVMSLQDPTVKMGKSDDVGPGVVYLLDEPEVVRKKVARAVTDSGRDVVYDREERPGIANLLEILTACTGGADGEPEKLAAAYDSYGALKRDVAEAVVEVLRPVRERHRELCADPAYVEGVLRVGAERAREVARPRVDAAYRAIGLLPAG from the coding sequence ATGGCGAGGATCTTCAGCGGGGTCAAGCCGACAGGGCATCTGACACTGGGGAACTACCTGGGCGCCGTACGGCGGTGGGCCGAGGTGGATCAGCATGCGGCCGACGCGTTGTTCTGCGTCGTCGATCTGCACGCGCTGACCGTGGACCACGATCCGGCGCGGGTGCGCCGGCTCAGTCGGCAGGCGGCGACGCTGCTGCTGGCGGCGGGGCTCGACCCGGCGCTGTGCACGGTGTTCGTCCAGAGTCATGTGGATGAGCACGCCCGGCTGTCGTACCTGCTCGAATGCGTCGCGACGGACGGCGAGATGCGGCGGATGATCCAGTACAAGGAGAAGTCCGTGCGGGAGCGGGCGCGGGGCGGCAGTGTGCGGCTGTCGCTGCTGACGTACCCCGTGCTGATGGCGGCGGACATCCTGGCGTACGGGACGGACGACGTGCCGGTGGGGGACGACCAGGCGCAGCACGTCGAGCTGGCGCGGGATCTCGCGGTGCGGTTCAACCAGCGGTACGGGCACACGTTCGTGGTGCCGAGAACGGTGCGGCCACAGGTCGCCGCGCGGGTGATGAGTCTGCAGGACCCGACGGTGAAGATGGGCAAGAGCGACGACGTGGGGCCGGGTGTCGTCTATCTGCTGGACGAGCCGGAGGTCGTGCGGAAGAAGGTCGCGCGGGCGGTCACCGACAGTGGGCGGGACGTGGTGTACGACCGGGAGGAACGGCCGGGGATCGCCAATCTGCTGGAGATCCTCACGGCGTGCACGGGCGGTGCGGACGGGGAGCCGGAGAAGCTGGCGGCGGCGTACGACTCGTACGGGGCGTTGAAGCGGGATGTCGCGGAGGCGGTGGTCGAGGTGTTGCGGCCGGTGCGGGAGCGGCATCGGGAGCTGTGCGCGGATCCGGCGTACGTGGAGGGGGTGCTGCGGGTGGGGGCCGAGCGGGCCCGGGAGGTGGCCCGGCCCCGGGTCGACGCGGCGTACCGGGCGATCGGGTTGCTGCCCGCGGGGTGA
- a CDS encoding 30S ribosomal protein bS22, producing the protein MGSVIKKRRKRMAKKKHRKLLKRTRVQRRNKK; encoded by the coding sequence GTGGGCTCTGTTATCAAGAAGCGGCGCAAGCGGATGGCCAAGAAGAAGCACCGCAAGCTGCTGAAGCGCACGCGAGTGCAGCGTCGCAACAAGAAGTAG
- a CDS encoding acetoin utilization protein AcuC — protein sequence MSGRARLMWDERVTGYDFGPDHPMDPVRLALTKDLVDALGLDRHVEVVAARAAGDSTLRLVHREDYIAAVRAASADPAAADTKYGLGTLDDPAFAGMHEVSALIAGQSVGAAEAVWRGEALHAVNFSGGLHHAMPAGASGFCVYNDAALAVARLLELGAERVVYVDVDVHHGDGVQAAFWEDPRVLTISLHEHPQTLFPQTGWPQETGAGRAEGSAVNVALPAGTGDAGWLRAFHAVVPELVAEFRPQVLVSQHGADTHFEDPLAHLAVSLDAQRAVQVACHELAHTYAEGRWVALGGGGYAVVDVVPRSWTHLVGIAAGHEVAPETVIPQGWRQRVYARTRQLGPGRMTDGRWPVAYADWEAGYDPADRLDQAVRATRRAVFPLRGLLP from the coding sequence ATGAGCGGGCGCGCGCGGCTGATGTGGGACGAGCGGGTAACGGGCTATGACTTCGGGCCGGACCATCCGATGGATCCGGTCCGGCTGGCGCTGACGAAGGACCTCGTCGACGCCCTCGGCCTCGACCGGCACGTGGAGGTGGTCGCGGCCCGGGCCGCCGGGGATTCGACGCTGCGGCTGGTGCACCGCGAGGACTACATCGCCGCGGTGCGGGCGGCCTCCGCGGATCCGGCGGCGGCCGACACGAAGTACGGGCTCGGCACGCTGGACGATCCCGCGTTCGCCGGGATGCACGAGGTGTCCGCGCTGATCGCGGGACAGTCGGTGGGCGCGGCGGAGGCGGTGTGGCGCGGGGAGGCGTTGCACGCGGTCAACTTCTCGGGCGGGCTGCACCATGCGATGCCGGCCGGGGCGTCCGGGTTCTGCGTGTACAACGACGCGGCCCTCGCCGTCGCGCGGTTGCTGGAGCTGGGTGCGGAGCGGGTCGTGTACGTGGATGTCGACGTGCATCACGGTGACGGGGTGCAGGCGGCGTTCTGGGAGGACCCGCGGGTGTTGACGATCTCGCTGCACGAGCATCCGCAGACCCTGTTCCCGCAGACCGGGTGGCCGCAGGAGACCGGCGCCGGGCGTGCGGAGGGCTCGGCGGTGAACGTGGCGCTGCCGGCCGGGACGGGGGACGCGGGCTGGCTGCGGGCGTTCCACGCGGTGGTGCCGGAGCTGGTGGCGGAGTTCCGGCCGCAGGTGCTGGTGTCGCAGCACGGGGCGGACACGCATTTCGAGGATCCGCTCGCGCATCTCGCGGTGTCGCTGGACGCGCAGCGGGCGGTGCAGGTCGCCTGCCACGAGCTGGCGCACACGTACGCGGAGGGGCGGTGGGTCGCGCTGGGCGGGGGCGGTTACGCGGTCGTGGACGTGGTGCCGCGGTCGTGGACGCATCTGGTGGGCATCGCGGCCGGGCACGAGGTCGCGCCGGAGACGGTGATCCCGCAGGGGTGGCGGCAGCGGGTGTACGCGCGGACGCGGCAGTTGGGGCCGGGGCGGATGACGGACGGGCGGTGGCCGGTGGCCTATGCGGACTGGGAGGCGGGGTACGACCCCGCGGACCGGTTGGACCAGGCGGTGCGGGCGACGCGGCGGGCGGTGTTTCCGTTGCGGGGGTTGTTGCCGTAG
- the proC gene encoding pyrroline-5-carboxylate reductase → MTQKVAVLGTGKIGEALLSGMIRAGWTPADLLVTTRRTERADHLRTRYGVTPVTNAEAAKTADTLILTVKPQDMGTLLTELAPHTPADRLVISGAAGITTASLEDRLTPGTPVVRVMTNTPALVDEAMSVISPGTHATPAHVAHAEEIFGAVGKTLQVPESQQDACTALSGSGPAYFFYLVEAMTDAGILLGLPRDKAHDLIVQSAIGAATMLRDSGEHPVKLRENVTSPAGTTISAIRELENHGVRAALIAALEAARDRSRELASGTNN, encoded by the coding sequence ATGACCCAGAAAGTCGCAGTCCTCGGCACCGGCAAGATCGGCGAAGCCCTGCTCAGCGGGATGATCCGGGCCGGCTGGACCCCCGCGGACCTCCTCGTCACCACCCGCCGCACCGAGCGCGCGGACCACCTCCGCACCCGTTACGGCGTCACCCCCGTCACCAACGCCGAAGCCGCCAAGACCGCGGACACCCTCATCCTCACGGTCAAACCGCAGGACATGGGCACCCTCCTCACCGAACTGGCCCCCCACACCCCCGCCGACCGCCTGGTCATCAGCGGCGCCGCCGGCATCACCACCGCCTCCCTCGAGGACCGCCTCACCCCCGGCACCCCGGTCGTCCGCGTCATGACGAACACCCCCGCCCTGGTCGACGAGGCGATGTCCGTCATCTCCCCCGGCACCCACGCCACCCCCGCCCACGTGGCCCACGCCGAGGAGATCTTCGGCGCCGTCGGCAAGACCCTCCAGGTACCCGAGTCGCAGCAGGACGCCTGTACCGCCCTCTCCGGCTCCGGCCCGGCGTACTTCTTCTACCTCGTCGAGGCCATGACGGACGCCGGCATCCTCCTCGGCCTGCCCCGCGACAAGGCACACGACCTCATCGTCCAGTCCGCGATCGGCGCGGCCACGATGCTCCGCGACAGCGGCGAACACCCCGTGAAGCTCCGCGAGAACGTCACGTCCCCCGCCGGCACCACGATCAGCGCGATCCGCGAACTCGAGAACCACGGCGTCCGCGCCGCCCTGATCGCGGCCCTGGAGGCCGCCCGCGACCGCAGCCGCGAACTGGCCTCCGGCACCAACAACTGA
- a CDS encoding MFS transporter encodes MLRRGRASLAFGFFAQGVAFALLVTRIPAIQDRYRVSDALLPVFLAAVPILAGVGSVSTEQLVRRVRPSRVLRWSQPVVLLALVGVGSGDRMPVLGVALAVFGLSVGALDASMNMLGVSLQRAYGRSIMLGFHAAYSLGGILGASLAWAGAHWHLALWVSYAPVVLVLLPAAFVGSRWYVDGERPGEERSEGGPAPAPEAPSAPAEPEAASGGSGGGSLVFRMLLPFCLVMTFAYIGDSTVSNWSAKYLQDVLGGSEQLATVPYNVYMVTTLVGRSLGDWGVRRLGAATVVRLGAVVAAVGFAVVAVAPGAWVGMLGFTLLGLGLCVLVPGTFAAAGRRAFEQGGAEASDTAIARLNVFNYVGFLVGSPLVGALGDAWSYRGAMCVPMVLVLATLAYARSFAPRADRYGDGHERARAADVGRAGNGL; translated from the coding sequence ATGCTGCGGCGAGGCAGGGCCTCCTTGGCGTTCGGCTTCTTCGCCCAGGGCGTCGCCTTCGCGCTGCTCGTCACACGCATCCCCGCCATCCAGGACCGTTACCGCGTCTCCGACGCGCTGCTCCCCGTTTTTCTCGCCGCGGTGCCGATCCTCGCGGGCGTCGGCAGCGTGAGCACCGAGCAGCTGGTCAGGCGGGTCCGGCCGAGCCGGGTGCTGCGGTGGTCGCAGCCGGTGGTGCTGCTGGCGCTGGTCGGGGTCGGCTCGGGGGACCGGATGCCCGTGCTCGGCGTCGCGCTCGCCGTGTTCGGGCTGTCCGTCGGGGCGCTGGACGCGTCCATGAACATGCTGGGGGTGAGTCTGCAGCGGGCGTACGGGCGCAGCATCATGCTCGGCTTCCACGCCGCGTACAGCCTGGGCGGCATCCTCGGCGCCTCGCTGGCCTGGGCGGGGGCGCACTGGCATCTCGCGCTGTGGGTGTCGTACGCGCCGGTGGTGCTGGTGCTGCTGCCGGCGGCGTTCGTGGGTAGCCGGTGGTACGTCGACGGGGAGCGGCCCGGCGAGGAGCGGTCCGAAGGGGGGCCGGCACCGGCACCGGAAGCGCCATCGGCGCCGGCGGAGCCGGAGGCGGCGTCGGGTGGATCCGGGGGCGGTTCTCTCGTCTTCCGGATGCTGTTGCCGTTCTGCCTGGTGATGACCTTCGCGTACATCGGGGACTCGACCGTCTCCAACTGGAGTGCGAAGTACCTCCAGGACGTGCTCGGCGGCAGCGAGCAGCTCGCGACCGTCCCGTACAACGTGTACATGGTGACGACCCTGGTGGGCCGGTCGCTGGGGGACTGGGGGGTGCGGCGGCTCGGCGCCGCGACCGTCGTACGTCTCGGCGCGGTGGTCGCGGCGGTGGGGTTCGCGGTGGTGGCCGTGGCACCGGGGGCCTGGGTGGGAATGCTGGGGTTCACCCTCTTGGGGCTCGGGTTGTGCGTGCTGGTGCCGGGGACGTTCGCGGCGGCCGGGCGGCGGGCCTTCGAGCAGGGTGGCGCTGAGGCGTCGGACACGGCGATCGCACGGCTCAACGTGTTCAACTATGTGGGCTTCCTGGTCGGGTCCCCGCTGGTGGGGGCGCTGGGGGACGCATGGAGCTACCGGGGTGCCATGTGCGTGCCGATGGTGCTCGTGCTGGCGACGCTCGCGTACGCCCGTTCGTTCGCGCCGCGCGCGGACAGATACGGTGACGGACATGAGCGGGCGCGCGCGGCTGATGTGGGACGAGCGGGTAACGGGCTATGA
- a CDS encoding phosphatase, whose translation MVTEGLRAYLVRVGLAGVVGTSREASLRSYRLFGVRDPRVTIGIDPEGVWDERDVLRLMAEKCGVMDDPRCTSGHDVIDPGRTVVALHAFAARLARAARHREPVLLGTGHPHRLLGFYVALADALSTAGCAVLTPAQGRRVDITTRFGLRTYNLAYVRGVGCVRDPAAEAAGCEPGAHTHSPLPVRLALAAAAEAGGPLPKLVIGDHGWICGAGQLGFEAIGPADVNDPAPFVGQAEGRVSVVVPLDDAARSSYYRPLTRYVLNRACLSQ comes from the coding sequence GTGGTCACCGAGGGGTTGCGGGCTTATTTGGTGCGGGTGGGGCTTGCGGGGGTCGTGGGGACGTCGCGGGAGGCGAGTCTGCGGAGTTATCGGCTCTTCGGCGTGCGGGACCCGCGGGTGACGATCGGGATCGATCCCGAAGGGGTATGGGACGAACGCGACGTGCTGCGGCTCATGGCCGAGAAGTGCGGCGTTATGGACGACCCTCGGTGCACATCCGGCCACGATGTGATCGACCCCGGTCGTACCGTCGTCGCACTGCACGCCTTCGCCGCCCGGCTCGCGCGGGCCGCGCGGCACCGGGAACCCGTGCTCCTCGGCACCGGTCACCCGCACCGGCTCCTCGGTTTCTACGTCGCGCTCGCAGACGCGTTGTCGACGGCGGGGTGTGCTGTCCTCACCCCGGCGCAGGGTCGCCGTGTCGACATAACGACCCGGTTCGGTCTACGCACCTACAACCTCGCGTACGTACGGGGAGTCGGGTGCGTCCGTGACCCCGCCGCCGAAGCCGCCGGTTGTGAGCCCGGCGCGCACACGCACTCACCACTGCCCGTACGGCTCGCCCTGGCGGCCGCCGCGGAGGCCGGCGGGCCGCTCCCGAAGCTGGTGATCGGCGACCACGGATGGATCTGCGGCGCAGGTCAGCTGGGGTTCGAGGCGATCGGACCGGCGGACGTCAACGATCCCGCGCCCTTCGTGGGGCAGGCGGAGGGGCGCGTGTCCGTCGTCGTGCCCCTCGATGACGCTGCGCGGTCCTCTTACTACCGGCCGCTTACTCGCTATGTACTCAATCGAGCGTGTCTGTCACAGTAG